Proteins co-encoded in one Streptomyces sp. SLBN-31 genomic window:
- a CDS encoding MFS transporter — protein sequence MLAAQFMAVLDVFIVNVAAPTIGGELHASGADLQLVIAGYTITYSVLLITGARLGDRFGHGRVHLAGLALFTTASLACGLAQGAAQLIVFRLVQGAGSAVMIPQVLSLIQRNFAGEARARALGAYSAVIAVGAAAGQVVSGVLVDTDLFGTSWRPVFLVNVPVGLALLALGGRVLPARDAAERERTRGLDLPGLLLLGAAVSLLTVPLVLGQEEDWPLWSWTSLAASVLLFALFCAYESRLARRGGAPLIAPRVLRLPGMGLAVFRILAVMAVNGGFLFALTLHIQGGLGYSALRAGLAFAPTAVVFGLVGLTWRRWPASWQRHLSPAGFVLTALAVAVVGLVLKGGGDGGAWLYVAYAGVGAGLALGFSPTLTGALAAVRPEDAADASGLLATVAQLGQLTGVAAFGTLFLNRLESLGAPEAYTSAKALLACMFALAATAAVGAVSGLVLRRR from the coding sequence GTGCTCGCCGCCCAGTTCATGGCCGTCCTCGACGTGTTCATCGTGAACGTCGCGGCCCCGACCATCGGCGGAGAACTCCACGCCTCCGGCGCCGATCTGCAGCTCGTGATCGCCGGCTACACCATCACCTACTCGGTGCTGCTGATCACCGGCGCCCGCCTCGGCGACCGGTTCGGACACGGCCGCGTCCACCTCGCGGGGCTCGCCCTGTTCACCACGGCCTCGCTGGCCTGCGGGCTGGCCCAGGGCGCCGCCCAACTCATCGTCTTCCGGCTGGTGCAGGGCGCCGGCTCGGCCGTGATGATCCCGCAGGTGCTCAGTCTCATCCAGCGCAACTTCGCCGGGGAGGCCCGGGCCAGGGCGCTCGGCGCCTACTCGGCGGTCATCGCGGTCGGCGCCGCGGCCGGGCAGGTGGTGAGCGGAGTCCTGGTCGACACCGACCTGTTCGGCACGAGCTGGCGGCCGGTGTTCCTGGTGAACGTGCCGGTGGGCCTCGCCCTCCTGGCCCTCGGCGGCCGCGTGCTGCCGGCCCGGGACGCGGCGGAACGCGAGCGGACCCGCGGCCTCGACCTGCCGGGACTGCTGCTGCTCGGCGCGGCCGTGTCGTTGCTCACGGTGCCGCTGGTGCTCGGCCAGGAGGAGGACTGGCCGCTGTGGTCGTGGACGTCGCTGGCCGCCTCCGTGCTCCTGTTCGCACTGTTCTGCGCCTACGAGTCCCGGCTCGCCCGCCGCGGCGGCGCCCCGCTCATCGCCCCGCGCGTCCTGCGGCTGCCCGGCATGGGCCTGGCCGTGTTCCGCATCCTGGCGGTCATGGCCGTCAACGGCGGCTTCCTGTTCGCACTCACCCTGCACATCCAGGGCGGCCTCGGCTACAGCGCCCTGCGTGCCGGTCTCGCCTTCGCGCCCACGGCGGTCGTGTTCGGCCTGGTCGGGCTGACCTGGCGCCGTTGGCCGGCGTCCTGGCAGCGGCATCTGAGCCCCGCCGGGTTCGTGCTGACGGCGCTGGCCGTGGCCGTTGTCGGTCTGGTCCTGAAGGGCGGTGGCGACGGCGGAGCGTGGCTGTACGTCGCCTACGCGGGCGTGGGGGCGGGGCTCGCGCTCGGCTTCAGCCCGACCCTCACCGGGGCCCTGGCCGCCGTACGCCCCGAGGACGCGGCCGACGCCAGCGGGCTGCTCGCCACGGTCGCGCAGCTCGGACAGCTGACCGGAGTCGCCGCGTTCGGCACACTGTTCCTGAACCGGCTTGAGTCACTTGGGGCCCCGGAGGCGTATACCTCTGCGAAGGCGCTTCTGGCGTGCATGTTCGCGCTGGCCGCGACGGCCGCGGTGGGTGCCGTGTCCGGACTGGTACTGAGGCGTCGCTGA
- a CDS encoding helix-turn-helix transcriptional regulator, with the protein MTTTQRRRPELAAFLRGRRARVTPADVGMPPGFRRRTPGLRREEVAQLSGVGVTWYTWLEQGRPINASAQVLDAVARTLRLDPPEREHLYRLAEVPFEPDPERMTQTVGPEVQGIIDALDPMPAVVYNSRYDVLATNPAYRDLFTVPQAHGLTVPNVLWTLFTVSEEACPVVHRERELPVMVATLRSHYGRHVGEPAWEGFVRRLSAASPYFAELWASGEVIQPGRRVKTFRHQAVGEVRMNSQSLSVDGMPECRIVVYTPADDMSRARIALLRQHREPLWPPTEEGVHEIIRVWQTENPAS; encoded by the coding sequence ATGACGACGACACAGCGACGGCGGCCCGAACTGGCCGCGTTCCTGCGAGGCAGGCGGGCCCGGGTGACACCGGCGGACGTGGGCATGCCGCCGGGTTTCCGGCGCCGCACACCGGGGTTGCGGCGCGAGGAGGTCGCCCAGCTCTCGGGCGTCGGCGTGACCTGGTACACATGGCTGGAGCAGGGCCGCCCGATCAACGCCTCCGCGCAGGTCCTGGACGCGGTGGCGCGCACCCTGCGGCTCGATCCGCCGGAGCGCGAGCATCTGTACCGCCTGGCCGAGGTGCCCTTCGAGCCGGACCCGGAACGGATGACCCAGACCGTCGGCCCCGAGGTGCAGGGCATCATCGACGCCCTCGATCCGATGCCCGCGGTGGTCTACAACTCGCGGTACGACGTCCTCGCCACGAACCCGGCCTACCGCGACCTGTTCACGGTGCCGCAGGCGCACGGCCTCACGGTCCCCAACGTGCTGTGGACGCTGTTCACGGTGTCCGAGGAGGCCTGCCCCGTGGTGCACCGGGAGCGGGAGCTGCCGGTGATGGTGGCGACGCTGCGGTCCCACTACGGCAGGCATGTGGGCGAGCCGGCCTGGGAGGGGTTCGTGCGCCGACTGTCGGCGGCCAGCCCGTACTTCGCCGAGCTGTGGGCGAGCGGCGAGGTCATACAGCCGGGCCGTCGGGTCAAGACGTTCCGTCACCAGGCCGTGGGCGAGGTGCGGATGAACTCGCAGTCGCTGTCGGTCGACGGCATGCCGGAGTGCCGCATCGTGGTCTACACGCCGGCGGACGACATGAGCCGGGCGAGGATCGCATTGCTGCGGCAGCACAGGGAGCCGCTGTGGCCGCCCACCGAGGAGGGGGTGCACGAGATCATCCGGGTGTGGCAAACGGAAAATCCCGCCTCCTGA
- a CDS encoding histidine phosphatase family protein, which produces MSATGEVSAGRTGRGRRIILWRHGQTSWNVERRFQGTTDVPLTEAGVAQARRAARLLVALKPDAIVASDLQRAANTAAELAALTGLEIAHDEGLRETYAGVWQGLTHEEIIERYGEEYAAWKRGEAVRRGGGELEAEVAERAAPVVLRHADKLPDEGTLVVVSHGGTIRTTIGRLLGLEAHHWESLGGLSNCCWSVLGEGARGWRLLEHNAGTLPEPVLGDDD; this is translated from the coding sequence ATGAGCGCCACCGGCGAGGTCTCCGCGGGTCGGACCGGCCGGGGGCGCCGCATCATCCTGTGGCGCCACGGCCAGACGTCCTGGAACGTGGAGCGCCGCTTCCAGGGCACCACGGACGTCCCGCTCACCGAGGCCGGCGTGGCCCAGGCCCGCCGCGCCGCCCGGCTGCTCGTCGCCCTCAAGCCCGACGCGATCGTCGCCTCCGACCTCCAGCGCGCCGCCAACACGGCCGCCGAGCTGGCCGCGCTCACCGGCCTGGAGATCGCCCACGACGAGGGACTGCGCGAGACCTACGCGGGCGTCTGGCAGGGGCTGACGCACGAGGAGATCATCGAGCGGTACGGCGAGGAGTACGCGGCCTGGAAACGCGGCGAGGCGGTGCGGCGCGGGGGTGGCGAGCTGGAGGCCGAGGTGGCCGAGCGCGCCGCCCCGGTCGTGTTGCGGCACGCCGACAAGCTGCCCGACGAGGGGACGCTCGTCGTGGTCAGCCACGGCGGCACGATCCGCACCACCATCGGCCGTCTCCTCGGTCTGGAGGCCCACCACTGGGAGAGCCTCGGTGGCCTCTCCAACTGCTGTTGGTCCGTCCTCGGCGAGGGCGCCCGCGGCTGGCGCCTGCTGGAGCACAACGCCGGCACGCTGCCGGAGCCGGTGCTGGGCGACGACGACTGA
- the rsfS gene encoding ribosome silencing factor, with amino-acid sequence MTATDRSLELIHTAAQAAADKLAHDIIAYDVSDVLSITDAFLLASAPNDRQVKSIVDEIEERLQKELGAKPVRREGDREARWVLLDYVDIVVHVQHSEERVFYALERLWKDCPELELPADAKATRGKAAEHAKLQAAEEAADLGGEW; translated from the coding sequence GTGACCGCCACTGACCGATCTCTCGAGCTCATCCACACCGCCGCCCAGGCGGCCGCCGACAAGCTCGCGCACGACATCATCGCCTACGACGTCAGCGACGTGCTGTCGATCACGGACGCCTTCCTGCTGGCCTCCGCCCCCAACGACCGCCAGGTCAAGTCGATCGTCGACGAGATCGAGGAGCGGCTGCAGAAGGAGCTCGGCGCCAAGCCGGTGCGCCGCGAGGGCGACCGCGAAGCCCGCTGGGTCCTGCTCGACTACGTCGACATCGTCGTCCACGTCCAGCACAGCGAGGAGCGCGTCTTCTACGCCCTCGAGCGGCTGTGGAAGGACTGCCCCGAGCTGGAGCTGCCCGCCGACGCCAAGGCCACCCGCGGCAAGGCCGCGGAGCACGCCAAGCTGCAGGCCGCCGAGGAGGCCGCCGACCTGGGCGGTGAGTGGTGA
- a CDS encoding LCP family protein, whose product MNDRYDAGHGGDQGDQYELVGYDEYGRPVYRQVAPQQASQQQYDPYAQQGYGYDPYATGAQQAPPYDQYGTGRQQAVPSYDPYATGGPQGGAPAQPYDPYGQAAAGGQQPRVAEQTAYIPQQASPAEDTAPPSRPERDYRTEQFAFVEEADGDPEDVIDWLNFTENRTERREEAKRRARSRLVAFVVVLALVAVGGVGYLWYAGKLPGLSTSHSKTGTATAAGAQNRDVIVVHLHNTKKGGTATALLVDNTTTKQGTTVLLPNSLAVTDEDGTSTTLAKSVDEDGSSGTRDALDTVLGTNIEGTWRLDTPYLQNLVDLVGNIEVDTNADVPDPDAKKKGTAPLVHKGSGQTLSGKMAVAYATYRASGEAQNAQLERFGQVMQGVLRKMSSDPTAATTTVQTLAQILDPSLTDKDLGTFLAKLADLAKGGDYKTALLPVQGDGTLSAQAAASVVKDVLGGTAKSPDQGSAVRVSVANASGVKDDTEKARVVLLNGGFTFLGGGTATPTATSKVVYADAADKQNATEVAKTLGLPTGSVVKGKTASNADVSVTLGQDYKPSSS is encoded by the coding sequence GTGAACGACCGATACGACGCGGGCCACGGCGGCGACCAGGGCGACCAGTACGAACTCGTCGGCTACGACGAGTACGGCCGGCCCGTGTACCGGCAGGTCGCCCCGCAGCAGGCGTCCCAGCAGCAGTACGACCCGTACGCGCAGCAGGGCTACGGCTACGACCCGTACGCGACGGGCGCGCAGCAGGCGCCGCCTTACGACCAGTACGGCACCGGTCGGCAGCAGGCCGTGCCCTCCTACGACCCCTACGCCACCGGCGGCCCCCAGGGCGGTGCGCCGGCCCAGCCGTACGACCCCTACGGGCAGGCCGCGGCCGGCGGTCAGCAGCCCCGGGTCGCCGAGCAGACCGCGTACATCCCGCAGCAGGCCTCGCCGGCCGAGGACACCGCACCTCCCTCCCGGCCCGAACGGGACTACCGCACCGAGCAGTTCGCCTTCGTCGAGGAGGCCGACGGCGACCCCGAAGACGTCATCGACTGGCTGAACTTCACCGAGAACCGCACCGAGCGCCGCGAGGAGGCCAAGCGCCGCGCCCGCAGCCGGCTCGTCGCCTTCGTGGTCGTCCTGGCGCTGGTCGCGGTCGGCGGCGTCGGCTACCTCTGGTACGCCGGGAAGCTGCCCGGCCTGTCCACCTCGCACTCCAAGACCGGCACGGCGACGGCCGCGGGCGCCCAGAACCGCGACGTGATCGTCGTCCACCTGCACAACACCAAGAAGGGCGGCACCGCCACGGCGCTGCTCGTCGACAACACCACCACCAAGCAGGGCACCACCGTCCTGCTGCCCAACTCCCTGGCCGTCACGGACGAGGACGGCACCTCCACCACCCTCGCCAAGTCGGTCGACGAGGACGGCTCCTCCGGCACCCGCGACGCCCTCGACACCGTCCTCGGCACCAACATCGAGGGCACCTGGCGGCTGGACACCCCCTACCTGCAGAACCTCGTCGACCTCGTCGGCAACATCGAGGTCGACACCAACGCGGACGTGCCCGACCCGGACGCCAAGAAGAAGGGCACCGCCCCCCTCGTCCACAAGGGCTCGGGCCAGACCCTCAGCGGCAAGATGGCCGTCGCCTACGCCACCTACCGCGCCTCCGGCGAGGCCCAGAACGCCCAGCTGGAGCGGTTCGGCCAGGTCATGCAGGGCGTCCTGCGCAAGATGTCCTCCGACCCGACGGCGGCCACCACCACCGTGCAGACGCTGGCGCAGATCCTCGACCCGTCCCTCACGGACAAGGATCTCGGCACCTTCCTCGCCAAGCTCGCCGACCTCGCCAAGGGCGGCGACTACAAGACCGCCCTGCTGCCCGTCCAGGGCGACGGCACGCTCAGCGCGCAGGCCGCCGCCAGTGTGGTCAAGGACGTCCTCGGCGGCACCGCCAAGAGCCCCGACCAGGGCTCCGCCGTCCGCGTCTCCGTCGCGAACGCCAGCGGTGTGAAGGACGACACCGAGAAGGCCCGCGTGGTCCTCCTCAACGGCGGCTTCACCTTCCTGGGCGGCGGCACCGCCACCCCCACGGCCACCTCCAAGGTCGTCTACGCGGACGCCGCCGACAAACAGAACGCCACCGAGGTCGCCAAGACCCTCGGCCTGCCCACCGGCTCCGTCGTCAAGGGCAAGACCGCCTCGAACGCGGACGTCTCGGTGACCCTCGGCCAGGACTACAAGCCGTCCTCGTCCTAG